One window of the Vigna radiata var. radiata cultivar VC1973A chromosome 1, Vradiata_ver6, whole genome shotgun sequence genome contains the following:
- the LOC106770147 gene encoding receptor-like protein kinase FERONIA, producing MISLRHFTHFYSHPTMAITTSLTLFFLLLHFSTRLQAYTSKQVFTINCGTTGKSSDGQRTWTGDADTKYLSSQDTTVSDKAITQSPSTNQVPFSTARLSRSQFNYSFPVSPGTKFLRLFFYPADYPSFPRTHASFSVQSNQFILLNDFNASLNADAQATDTIFREYVVNVNDGERLILTFTPSHPNSYAFINGIEVLSMPTDLYYTPANDTGFTLIGSSTLYSLGTSFALQTEYRIKAGGQEISPYNDSGLFRDWAAEEPYFIKHNPKNDDLPANTDGKMNITVNPDYVAPKELFRTARSMGTNATLNKMSNLTWEFPVDYGFTYVLRLHFCELDPNINKIADRKFHIYIASQVADDRADVMKWSQQQKGLALHRNYAVFIPENGTQKKVYKGYIDEGSVPVAIKRLKPDSQQGVREFLNEIKMLSQLRHXNLVTLXGYCNDNKEMXLVYDFMTXGNLRDHLYNTXNPAISWKQRLQICIGAARGLDYLHTGAXHTIIHRDVKSTNILLDDNVTPQTMKFLTVTTSFTLLFFLLHFFTHLQAYIPSEVFTISCGSTGMSSDGQRTWAGDADPMFFTFQDGSVSEKATTQSSSTNKIPFSTARLSRSPFNYSFQLSAGTKFLRLFFYPADYPSFPRTHASFTVQSNQFTLLEAFNASLNADAQATDTIFKEYVVNVNDDERLILTFTPSLPNSYAFINGIEMLSMPTDLYYTLENETGFTMIGTSALYSVGTSFALQTEYRIKAGGPEIPPQNDTGLFRNWAADESYFIKDNPKNNDLPADVNRKINITVNPDYVAPKELFRTRRSSDRNATINRIRILTWEFPVDRGFMYVIRLHFCELDLNINNIGDRRFSIYIASDLADDRADVMIWSQRQKGLAVHENYAVLIPKNGDQKKFNLSLQMHSYGGYSDPFLNGLEIFKISEAGSNNLAGPNPDLVQTPQNNAPSQNGKTSSGSATKIGITAGVVCVVVFFVLLFTTFKWSALFTTTKSTNSHNFSLPSDQCRRFSLVEIKAATKNFDNSYVVGDGGFGHVYKGYTDGSVPVAIKRLRQGSQQGASEFVNEIQMLSQLRHRNLVSLIGYCCDNNEMILVYEFMGCGNLRDHLYGTDNPPLSWKQRLKICIGVARGLRYLHSGAKQMIIHRDVKTTNVLLDERWVAKVSDFGLSKIGPNEISKAHVSTAVKGSFGYLDPEYYIRRRLTEKSDVYSFGVVLFEVLCARSPLIPTEEIEQVSLANWAKYCCQNGTVTEMMDPILKGNIAPDCLAKFCEIGVSCLSQEGMLRPSMNDVVLMLESALKLQESADQRATPEEIDHVLDLGEHHNSCKDNDNLMLELFSEIVDLEPR from the exons CCCTACAATGGCTATCACCACCTCCTTAACACTCTTTTTCCTCCTTCTACACTTCTCCACACGCCTCCAAGCCTACACCTCAAAGCAAGTTTTCACCATCAATTGCGGCACCACTGGAAAGTCCTCCGACGGTCAAAGAACGTGGACCGGCGACGCAGATACAAAGTACTTATCTTCCCAAGACACCACCGTTTCAGACAAGGCGATAACACAGTCTCCTTCAACCAATCAAGTCCCCTTCTCCACTGCACGCTTGTCCCGTTCCCAATTCAATTACTCCTTCCCTGTCTCCCCAG GCACCAAATTCCTTCGCCTCTTCTTCTACCCTGCTGACTACCCTTCCTTTCCCCGCACCCACGCATCCTTCTCCGTTCAATCCAACCAATTTATTCTCCTCAACGATTTCAACGCCTCTCTCAACGCCGATGCTCAAGCCACGGACACTATCTTCAGGGAATACGTGGTCAACGTCAACGACGGTGAGAGGCTTATCCTCACCTTCACTCCCTCGCATCCAAACTCTTACGCTTTCATCAACGGAATCGAGGTACTTTCCATGCCAACCGATTTATATTACACACCAGCAAATGACACAGGCTTCACGTTAATCGGAAGTAGCACCCTGTACAGTCTTGGAACCAGCTTTGCTCTTCAGACTGAGTATAGAATCAAAGCCGGAGGACAAGAAATCTCGCCATATAACGACAGCGGTTTGTTCAGGGATTGGGCTGCCGAAGAACCTTACTTTATCAAACACAATCCAAAGAATGATGATCTACCAGCTAACACGGATGGGAAAATGAACATAACCGTGAATCCCGATTACGTGGCACCAAAGGAACTGTTCAGAACAGCGCGTAGCATGGGCACAAACGCCACTCTGAATAAAATGAGCAACCTCACCTGGGAGTTCCCCGTTGATTATGGCTTCACTTACGTTCTCAGGCTCCACTTCTGCGAGCTTGATcccaatattaataaaattgctgacagaaaatttcatatttacatAGCGAGTCAGGTGGCTGATGATCGTGCAGATGTAATGAAATGGAGTCAGCAACAAAAGGGTCTAGCTTTGCATAGAAACTACGCCGTTTTTATTCCTGAAAATGGTACTCAGAAAA AGGTGTACAAGGGCTATATCGACGAGGGCTCCGTTCCCGTAGCCATCAAGCGCCTTAAACCGGATTCGCAGCAAGGGGTTCGCGAGTTCCTGAACGAAATTAAGATGCTCTCNCAACTTCGCCACCNCAATCTCGTGACCCTCATNGGNTACTGCAACGATAATAAGGAAATGATNTTGGTNTACGATTTCATGACANGTGGCAACCTCCGTGACCATCTATACAACACGNACAACCCAGCTATCTCGTGGAAGCAGCGGTTGCAGATCTGCATCGGCGCGGCGCGTGGACTTGATTATCTTCACACAGGCGCGNAGCACACGATCATCCACCGGGACGTGAAAAGCACGAACATCCTGTTGGATGATAA TGTTACC CCGCAAACCATGAAGTTCCTTACTGTCACCACCTCCTTCACATTACTCTTCTTCCTTCTACACTTCTTCACACACCTCCAAGCCTATATCCCATCGGAAGTTTTCACTATCAGTTGCGGTTCCACCGGAATGTCCTCCGACGGTCAAAGAACGTGGGCTGGCGACGCAGACCCAATGTTCTTTACTTTCCAAGACGGCTCTGTTTCAGAGAAGGCGACAACACAGTCTTCTTCCACCAATAAAATACCCTTCTCCACCGCACGCTTGTCCCGTTCCCCATTCAACTACTCCTTCCAACTCTCCGCAGGCACCAAATTCCTTCGCCTCTTCTTCTACCCTGCCGATTACCCTTCCTTTCCCCGCACCCACGCATCCTTCACCGTTCAATCCAACCAATTCACTCTTCTTGAAGCTTTCAACGCCTCTCTTAACGCCGACGCTCAAGCCACCGACACTATCTTCAAAGAATACGTGGTCAATGTCAACGACGATGAGAGGCTTATCCTCACCTTCACTCCCTCGCTTCCAAACTCCTACGCTTTCATCAATGGAATCGAGATGCTTTCCATGCCAACCGATTTATATTACACACTAGAAAATGAGACAGGCTTCACGATGATCGGAACTAGCGCGCTGTACAGCGTTGGAACCAGCTTTGCTCTTCAGACTGAATATAGAATCAAAGCCGGAGGACCAGAAATCCCACCACAAAACGACACCGGTTTGTTCAGGAATTGGGCTGCCGATGAAAGCtattttatcaaagacaaccCAAAGAATAATGATCTACCAGCTGATGTGAATAGGAAAATTAACATAACCGTGAATCCCGATTACGTGGCACCAAAAGAACTGTTCAGAACAAGGCGTAGCTCTGACAGAAACGCCACTATTAACAGGATAAGAATCCTCACTTGGGAGTTCCCCGTTGACCGTGGCTTCATGTACGTGATCAGACTTCACTTCTGCGAGCTTGATCTCAATATTAATAACATCGGTGACAGGCGATTCTCCATTTACATAGCTAGTGACTTGGCTGATGACCGTGCAGATGTAATGATTTGGAGTCAGAGACAAAAAGGGCTAGCTGTCCATGAAAATTATGCCGTTTTGATTCCCAAGAATGGTGATCAGAAAAAGTTTAATCTCTCGCTTCAAATGCATTCTTACGGAGGATACAGTGACCCCTTCCTCAACGGTCTAGAGATCTTCAAAATCAGTGAAGCCGGTTCGAACAACCTAGCCGGACCCAACCCGGACCTGGTTCAGACCCCACAGAACAATGCTCCCAGCCAAAATGGAAAGACCAGCAGTGGAAGCGCAACGAAAATTGGCATCACGGCGGGGGTAGTTTGCGTTGTCGTTTTCTTTGTCCTGTTGTTCACCACTTTCAAGTGGAGTGCACTGTTCACAACGACCAAGTCAACCAACAGCcacaatttttctcttccttctgATCAATGCCGTCGGTTTTCCCTTGTCGAAATCAAAGCTGCCACCAAAAACTTCGATAACTCCTACGTCGTCGGCGACGGTGGATTTGGACACGTGTACAAGGGCTACACAGACGGCTCAGTCCCAGTTGCTATCAAGCGCCTTAGACAGGGTTCCCAGCAGGGGGCTAGCGAGTTCGTTAACGAGATCCAGATGCTCTCACAACTCCGCCACCGCAATCTCGTCTCACTTATCGGTTACTGCTGTGATAACAACGAGATGATCCTTGTTTACGAGTTCATGGGATGTGGAAACCTCCGCGACCATCTCTACGGCACCGATAACCCCCCTCTTTCGTGGAAGCAGCGGTTGAAGATTTGCATTGGCGTTGCGCGCGGGCTACGCTATCTTCACAGTGGCGCGAAGCAAATGATCATCCACCGTGACGTGAAAACGACCAACGTCTTGTTGGATGAAAGGTGGGTGGCGAAGGTTTCGGATTTCGGACTATCCAAAATTGGGCCGAATGAGATATCGAAGGCCCATGTGAGCACCGCCGTGAAAGGCAGCTTTGGGTATTTAGATCCGGAATATTACATTCGACGGCGGCTGACGGAGAAGTCCGACGTGTATTCTTTTGGGGTGGTGTTGTTTGAGGTACTCTGTGCCCGTTCACCTCTGATCCCTACTGAAGAAATCGAACAGGTGTCACTAGCTAATTGGGCCAAATATTGTTGCCAAAATGGGACAGTGACAGAGATGATGGACCCCATATTGAAGGGGAACATCGCTCCTGATTGTTTGGCCAAGTTTTGTGAGATTGGGGTGAGTTGTTTATCACAAGAAGGGATGCTGAGGCCGTCCATGAACGATGTCGTTTTGATGTTAGAGTCTGCGCTGAAATTGCAAGAGAGTGCCGACCAAAGGGCAACGCCGGAAGAAATTGATCATGTGCTTGATCTTGGAGAGCATCACAATAGTTGCAAGGACAATGATAATTTGATGTTGGAGCTGTTTTCTGAGATTGTCGACCTAGAGCCACGTTGA